A segment of the Anaeromicrobium sediminis genome:
TGGATTACTATGGTGGTATTAATTATCTACTAGAAACAGTTTTATCTAAAGTAAAAACTAAAAAGGGAGCACAGCTTGGAATAGCTTCTCTAGTAAGCTTAATAGATATAGCTACAACTAATAACACCATATCTATTATTACAGCTGGACCATTGGCAAAGGATTTATCTAAAGAGTATGATATTAACCCCATAAGAACAGCAAGTATTTTAGACATATTCTCATCTGCTTTCCAGGGTATAATACCATATGGTGGACAATTATTATTAGCTGCAGGAATTGGTAAAATATCACCAGTAGAAATTGTTCCTTTTTCAATATATTCATTTTTAATGATTGTTTTCGGATTACTATCAATTATGTTTGACTTCTCAAAAGTAAGAAGTACAAATAATTAGATTTAGAGATAAACTGTGTCCAATCTAAGGTTATGTGAACCTACTTCAGTTCAATAAATCAAAACGTTTCAAAGGTAAGTCACTATCAGGCTATGGAGTGTGAATATTATATTTACGGTAGAAGGTTCACAATTGTTTGCTGCATAGGATGTTCTGATGTTCCACCTTATGAAAAATTTTTGATTCATTTCACTTCGTAGGTGAGCAAAGTTTATTGGATTTGGAAATGGTGTGTGTATATCACTATATAATTTATCTTTAAAATCGAAGAAGAAAGGCAGGAAAGCTATGGAACGAGTAGATAAAGGGCTAGCCTTCATGCTTAGATATGAAAATGTAGCTTGGTATGAAAATGGCAAAGTAAGAATATTAGATAGAAGAATTTATCCAACAGAATCAAAGTTTGTTACATGCAATACCCATGAAGAAGTTGCACAGGCTATTACAGATATGGTAACTCAAAGTGCTGGGCCCTATACGGCAGCAGGGATGGGTATGGCTTTAGCTGCTTATGAATGTAGGAATTTATCTTATGAAAAACAAATGGAATATTTAGAAAGTGCCGCTTATAAATTGGCAAATGCAAGACCCACAACTGCAAACAGAATGACCTTAATAGTTAAGGGATGTTTAAATGTTGCTAAGGTTGCTATGGAAAGTGGTCAACAGGTTGACGAGGCAATTTTTGAGCATACTGTTAAATCAATAAATAACCGTTATTCAAGAATAGGCGTGGTGGCAAAATATCTAGTAGATATGTTCCCGCAAAACGGAAATATCATGACCCAATGCTTTGGAGAAACTATTGTGGGTATGATGCTAAAGGAATGTAAAAAACAAAATAAAAATATTAAACTATTTTGTCCAGAAACTAGACCCTATCTTCAAGGAGCTAGACTTACTGCAAGTGTAGCGTATGATCAAGGGTTTGATGTTACTGTAATTACGGACAATATGCCTGCATTTACTATGCAAAATAAAAATATAGATCTATTTACATCAGCGGCAGACTCAATTTGCTTAGATGGTCATATAGTAAATAAGGTAGGAACAATGCAAATAGCTATTGTGGCTAAGCATTTTGGTGTACCATATTTTGTAACGGGTATTCCAGATAAGGATTATCACTCTATTTCACAGGTTAAAATTGAGGAAAGGGATCCTAACCAAGTATTAGAATTCAGAGGTATTAAAAATACTATGGAAGGAGTTAAAGGATATTATCCATCTTTTGATATTACTCCTCCTCATTTAGTAAGTGGTGTAGTTACAGATAAAGGAATACTAAGCCCTTATGATTTGCATAGATACTTCGAATCAAAGGTAGAAAACTATTATTAGAATTACACAATAAGGGATGTTCAAAAAATAAATTCTATATTCATAAAGAAAATTATTTTTGGAACATCCCTAAGTTTAAGGAGTTGATAACTTGTCTAGATTTAACTCACATTTCAGAATGGAAGTAGAAGATGCTATCCTTTATGCAAAGGAAAATTTACATATATTCAATGAAAACGCCCAACTAGAAGCTACGGAAATCGGTGATGGCAATATAAATTATGTATTCAAAGTTTGGGATGTAAATACTAAGGAATCAGTTATAATTAAGCATGCTGATATTCTTCTTAGGTCTTCAGGTCGTCCTTTGGATGTAGATAGAAATAGAATAGAAGCAGAAGTCCTAATGTTACAAAATAATTTAGCTTCTGGACTAGTTCCTAAAGTATATAAATATGATCCCGTAATGTGTGCCCTATCAATGGAGGACATATCTGATCATAGGAATTTAAGGAAGGAACTATTGGAAAGAAAAACTTTTCCATGCTTGGCAGATCACATAACTACATTCATTGTGAATACTCTTTTACCAACAACAGATTTAGTTATGGATTCAGGAGAAAAGAAAGATAATGTTAAAAACTACATTAATAAAGATCTTTGCAAAATATCAGAAGACCTTGTATTTACAGAGCCTTTTATTGATTACAAGGGTAGAAATATTGTGTTAGAAGAAAACATGGAGTTCGTAAAAAAAGAGCTATACGAGGATAAGGAATTAATCCTTGAAGCAGGAAAGCTTAAAAATAATTTTATGAATAATGCCCAAGCATTGATACATGGTGATTTACATTCTGGCTCTATCTTTGTGAAAGAAGACTCTACTAAAATATTAGACCCAGAGTTTGCCTTTTATGGACCTATTGGATACGATCTTGGAAATGTAATAGGAAACTTATTTTTTGCATGGACAAATGCTATTGTAACAGCAGATCCTAAGGATATGGAAGAGTTTCAAGTATGGATTGAGAAGACTATAGAGAATATCTTAGAGCTATTTAAGGACAAATTCATAAAACTATATAAGGAAATAGTAACAGATGTAATGGCAAAGGAAGAGTATTATATGAATTGGTATTTAGACTCTATCCTATCAGATACGGCAGGAATAGCTGGCCTTGAAATTATCAGAAGAGTAGTTGGAGATTCAAAGGTTTTAGATATTACAAGTATTACTGACATAGATGCAAGAATTAAGGCAGAGAGATTATTAATATTAACAGCTAAAACCTTTATAAAAAATAGAGATAATGTTAAGACAGGTAAAGAATACATAACAATATTTAATAGTAATATATAAAGGTAAATTAGGATAAACATATAAACCATGTCCAATCTAAATGTATATGAACTTACTTCGGTCATATACATAAAAAATATTTTATAAGGTAAGTCACTATCAGACTATAAAGTGTGAATAGTATATTTACGGTAGAAGGTTCACAATTGTTTACAATACATGATGTTCTGATATTCCACCTTCTAAAAATTTTTTATCCATATTCCCTTGTAAGTAGCTAGAGTTTATTGAGTTTGGAAGTGGTATATATACATATATATTAATAGGTTATGTGAATTGAAATAAGTTTAGGCCTTAGTGTAATAAGCCTAAACTTATTATATGAGGAGGATTAAAGATGAATAGTTTTTATTATTATAATCCAACAAAGTTAGTATTCGGGAAGGATTCAGTTTCTAAAATGGGAAACTACATTCCTAAAGATGTAAAGAAAATACTTCTTCATTATGGGAAGGACAGTATTAAGAGGTCTGGTTTATATGATGAAGTAATAGAAATATTAAAAAATAATAAAATAGAAGTTATTGAACTTTCTGGCGTAGAACCAAATCCAAAGGTTAGTCTAGTAAGGGAAGGTGTAAAGATTTGTAAAGATAACAACATTGACTTTATATTGGCAGTAGGGGGAGGAAGTGTTATAGACTCTGCAAAGGCCATATCAGCTGGAGTGTACTATGAAAAGGATGTATGGGAATTATTCACAGAAGGAATAGAGCTAAAAAGAGCTTTACCCTTAGGTGTGATTCTTACCCTTCCTGCAACAGGCAGTGAGAGTAGTTCTGCTACAATAGTTACCAATGAAGAAACGTTACAAAAACTAGGACTAGAAAGTGATCTTTTAAGACCTAAATTTGCCCTATTAAATCCAGAACTTACTCTAACATTACCGAATAAACAAACATTTGCAGGTATAGTAGATATTTTATCCCATGTTATGGAAAGATATTTTACTAATACTACAGATGTGGAACTTACTGATAACT
Coding sequences within it:
- a CDS encoding S-methyl-5-thioribose-1-phosphate isomerase produces the protein MERVDKGLAFMLRYENVAWYENGKVRILDRRIYPTESKFVTCNTHEEVAQAITDMVTQSAGPYTAAGMGMALAAYECRNLSYEKQMEYLESAAYKLANARPTTANRMTLIVKGCLNVAKVAMESGQQVDEAIFEHTVKSINNRYSRIGVVAKYLVDMFPQNGNIMTQCFGETIVGMMLKECKKQNKNIKLFCPETRPYLQGARLTASVAYDQGFDVTVITDNMPAFTMQNKNIDLFTSAADSICLDGHIVNKVGTMQIAIVAKHFGVPYFVTGIPDKDYHSISQVKIEERDPNQVLEFRGIKNTMEGVKGYYPSFDITPPHLVSGVVTDKGILSPYDLHRYFESKVENYY
- the mtnK gene encoding S-methyl-5-thioribose kinase, with translation MSRFNSHFRMEVEDAILYAKENLHIFNENAQLEATEIGDGNINYVFKVWDVNTKESVIIKHADILLRSSGRPLDVDRNRIEAEVLMLQNNLASGLVPKVYKYDPVMCALSMEDISDHRNLRKELLERKTFPCLADHITTFIVNTLLPTTDLVMDSGEKKDNVKNYINKDLCKISEDLVFTEPFIDYKGRNIVLEENMEFVKKELYEDKELILEAGKLKNNFMNNAQALIHGDLHSGSIFVKEDSTKILDPEFAFYGPIGYDLGNVIGNLFFAWTNAIVTADPKDMEEFQVWIEKTIENILELFKDKFIKLYKEIVTDVMAKEEYYMNWYLDSILSDTAGIAGLEIIRRVVGDSKVLDITSITDIDARIKAERLLILTAKTFIKNRDNVKTGKEYITIFNSNI
- a CDS encoding iron-containing alcohol dehydrogenase; this encodes MNSFYYYNPTKLVFGKDSVSKMGNYIPKDVKKILLHYGKDSIKRSGLYDEVIEILKNNKIEVIELSGVEPNPKVSLVREGVKICKDNNIDFILAVGGGSVIDSAKAISAGVYYEKDVWELFTEGIELKRALPLGVILTLPATGSESSSATIVTNEETLQKLGLESDLLRPKFALLNPELTLTLPNKQTFAGIVDILSHVMERYFTNTTDVELTDNLCEGTMRAVISNAYKLLDNPNDYGARAEIMLSGTIAHSGILGLGREEDWASHRIGHEITALYGTTHGVTLSIVLPAWMKYVYKENIDRFVRFAKFVFHVDSNDKTNEEIALLGIEKFEGFLKDIKIPIRLKEEGIPYDDFNTMAEKCTGSGSIGRFVKLSKEDVVKILEMAK